One window of Catonella massiliensis genomic DNA carries:
- a CDS encoding nucleotidyl transferase AbiEii/AbiGii toxin family protein — MKTSEQIKGAIRNISKKTGVNPNSLLQMCLFEGILEKLSKSKYSENFILKGGLLISSLIGVDMRSTMDMDTTVRGIPLNEDSISNILNEILAIEIDADIEYKLIKLSPIRQEDVYEDFCASISCVFGKINATLNIDITTGDVITPREMNYSYSKIIEGGTIPIMTYTIETILAEKFETISSRNITTTRARDFYDLYMIYSIYKDKINKDTLRKAIERTSKYRGSLEMALQYKEIVELFKESEAPKELWGKYVQNNLYAKDVDFLDTISVYKEIGDVLNINDNIK; from the coding sequence ATGAAAACATCGGAACAGATTAAGGGAGCGATTAGGAATATATCTAAGAAAACGGGTGTTAATCCGAATTCTCTTCTCCAGATGTGCTTGTTTGAAGGAATACTCGAAAAACTCTCTAAATCAAAATATAGTGAAAATTTTATATTAAAAGGTGGACTTCTTATTTCGTCTCTTATAGGTGTTGATATGCGTAGTACGATGGATATGGATACTACGGTTAGAGGAATTCCACTAAACGAAGATTCTATATCCAATATTTTAAATGAAATTTTAGCGATTGAAATTGATGCTGATATTGAATATAAACTGATTAAATTATCGCCCATAAGACAGGAAGATGTGTATGAAGATTTTTGTGCGAGCATATCCTGCGTTTTTGGGAAAATAAATGCAACCTTAAATATAGATATAACAACAGGAGATGTTATTACACCAAGAGAAATGAACTATTCCTATTCAAAAATCATAGAAGGAGGAACAATACCTATTATGACATATACTATAGAAACTATACTCGCTGAAAAATTTGAAACTATTTCAAGTAGAAATATTACCACAACAAGAGCAAGGGATTTCTACGATTTATACATGATATACAGCATTTATAAAGATAAAATCAATAAAGACACATTAAGAAAAGCAATAGAAAGAACGAGCAAATACAGAGGTTCTTTGGAAATGGCTTTACAGTATAAAGAAATAGTTGAGTTGTTCAAGGAAAGTGAAGCCCCAAAAGAGCTGTGGGGAAAATATGTACAGAACAACTTATATGCTAAAGACGTTGATTTCTTAGATACTATATCAGTATATAAAGAAATAGGTGATGTATTAAATATTAATGATAATATTAAATAG
- a CDS encoding type IV toxin-antitoxin system AbiEi family antitoxin domain-containing protein — MTKRELLLKKIKENNGIITTKEALNIGIYKDILKELTIKEELEKIANGLYALPDESIDDYLYFSYRIPKGIFSHETSAYLQGLSTRMPLAYVMTVKVGDNVSRVKSVRDNIIFKYVKKDYYDIGKMAIISPFGREISVYDKERTILDIIKDKDRIDSQVFSEAIKSYFADKEKNLLKLSKYAIKMNMEEDLKLYTEVLL, encoded by the coding sequence ATGACGAAACGTGAACTTCTGCTAAAAAAAATAAAAGAAAATAATGGAATCATAACTACCAAAGAAGCCCTAAATATTGGGATTTATAAGGATATCCTGAAAGAATTAACTATAAAAGAAGAGCTTGAAAAAATAGCAAACGGACTCTACGCTCTTCCAGATGAGAGTATTGATGATTATCTTTATTTTTCATATAGAATTCCCAAAGGTATTTTTTCTCACGAAACATCAGCATATTTACAAGGATTATCTACACGAATGCCCCTTGCTTATGTGATGACTGTAAAAGTAGGAGACAATGTCAGTAGGGTTAAGTCTGTAAGAGATAATATTATTTTTAAGTATGTAAAAAAAGATTATTATGATATTGGGAAAATGGCTATAATTAGTCCTTTTGGCAGAGAAATATCAGTGTATGACAAAGAAAGAACCATACTTGATATTATCAAAGATAAGGACAGAATAGATTCGCAAGTATTTAGCGAAGCAATAAAATCTTACTTTGCAGATAAGGAGAAGAATTTATTAAAACTGTCGAAATATGCCATTAAGATGAATATGGAGGAAGATTTAAAACTATATACGGAGGTGCTTTTATGA
- a CDS encoding S8 family serine peptidase: MKNRLWVSIILSILLIFTISGVPVGAATTDGGTQTERVSIIVKGKKSEFKRIEEVDSSAKLTRQFWIVDAIVAEVKRSKIDELKGKGIDFEIEQVFTPLKEERMKTANEAILQELREMAEEKGFDGRGTVIAVLDSGVDIKHKDLSADIEYPKLTADKVKEKKLKGKYYNAKIPYAYNYADGDHDIKDTNVKSAGYGHGMHVIGIIGANGPANDKSRVRGVAPQAQIASMKIFYNNPRKGEGAPEGAVISAIEDAVSLDVDAMNLSFGVPAGIKDSSDLMQKAINAAKQRGILVVSAAGNAYYAGYPNEPTIDNSTISEPGVAEGAISVASFESELQRIHSFTFNGETIRYTKLNGDIKSASGVKLSDCGNGKAEDIKENPGIAIIYRSGVPFLEMIENAHKKGAKAVIIYNKDGDDSYVESIGVVEQDIPVIFVSNADGKKLLSNLNILPDFTDRMGEIKNPLSGMSAFSGYGPLNDLEIKPEITGIGGTVYSTVNDNSYATMGGTSMASPYVAGISLCYMNYLKDKNILFTPEDITFAMMNTARILKNKEGLPFAVRRQGAGMIDFENMKKQEIRLGYDGKPKASLGEMDKEKEFLIKVKNTTSHKATINLSHSDILTMDVSNAKEKVLEGAKISFEPQKLTLEAGATAEVRVKLKVESVAENYVEGFIIANTDKTQANIPFLAYSGDFKNLSVFDRNFYEPKSKYKEQGLYSEYRVGGNKVLLVPVGGKNPTAENMGISPGNGDGMLTALPKLSFLRNAKDVKFYIEDDRHKMFTYIYATDYLRKEVTATQKEKSKISELWRWSGTYYDKKKGLKIPAPEGQYYYVVEAFPVVEGAKKQVLRFPVKIDKTAPIVKSGTFITDTDVCEVTMTGEDRGLSRTDISHFVFVIDKDGYKEDDNTVFYLEKQNDEYRKILHLDGLENGIHKLYVGAIDYAGNMGTTDGTIISVKDSPVKLTADKKEAELKEKIELKYGMPAAVRYRIYLNDTTKVLAETKETAYEFSVPEAGKQTLIVEAVDEAGKSLGVNAVEIQVKEQEAKQDFEITSSHNIENNKVTTTWDIINNYGQRKNVTVITCVYGKNNKLLNMTANTAYIEALSNDRVTNVLKIPKDAVKIKNYVWDDFEQLNTIMKEEVISLQKEDEGSGGNSEGGGTGGAGGNNEGGNTGGSGNIGGNIGGGGNNSIPVIPVLPVITENSNTDNNKPNSEVKKPDETATVTEGETPLSDINDSTKGKGKANATKKKYELTMIKSKAVLAKIAAKYKKLFTKNVYKIKLLTIKAGKQTRQKIEIRLPYKGVVKGCKFYVVDIKSGKRYAARYDKKKKELVFKTDKAGKYALLRVKVKKK; this comes from the coding sequence ATGAAGAACAGGCTTTGGGTTAGCATCATATTATCCATTCTCCTGATATTTACTATTTCGGGCGTGCCCGTGGGGGCTGCAACCACTGATGGGGGCACACAGACGGAGAGGGTTTCAATTATCGTAAAGGGGAAAAAATCTGAATTTAAGCGTATAGAAGAGGTGGATTCCTCTGCCAAGCTTACAAGACAATTCTGGATAGTAGATGCTATTGTGGCTGAGGTAAAACGCTCAAAAATAGATGAATTAAAGGGAAAAGGGATTGATTTTGAGATTGAACAGGTCTTTACTCCACTTAAAGAGGAGAGGATGAAGACAGCTAATGAGGCTATTTTACAGGAGCTTAGAGAGATGGCAGAGGAGAAGGGCTTTGATGGAAGAGGGACTGTAATTGCAGTTTTAGACTCAGGCGTAGACATTAAGCATAAAGACCTATCTGCAGACATTGAATATCCTAAGCTAACAGCTGATAAGGTAAAGGAAAAGAAGCTAAAAGGAAAATATTACAATGCAAAGATTCCCTATGCTTACAACTATGCAGATGGAGACCACGACATCAAGGATACCAATGTAAAGTCGGCAGGCTATGGACATGGAATGCACGTAATAGGAATCATAGGTGCCAATGGACCTGCAAATGACAAGAGCAGGGTAAGAGGTGTAGCTCCACAGGCTCAGATCGCATCTATGAAGATATTTTACAACAATCCCAGAAAGGGTGAAGGAGCGCCTGAAGGTGCAGTTATCAGCGCCATCGAGGATGCGGTTTCATTAGATGTAGATGCAATGAACCTTTCCTTTGGAGTTCCTGCGGGCATCAAGGATAGCTCAGACCTTATGCAAAAAGCCATAAACGCAGCAAAGCAAAGGGGTATCCTGGTTGTATCTGCAGCAGGAAATGCTTATTATGCAGGCTATCCAAATGAGCCAACCATAGACAATTCCACCATTTCAGAGCCGGGAGTAGCAGAAGGTGCCATCTCTGTAGCCTCTTTTGAGAGTGAGCTGCAGAGAATCCACTCATTTACATTTAATGGCGAAACAATCAGATACACCAAGCTAAACGGCGACATCAAGAGTGCAAGCGGAGTGAAGCTCTCCGACTGTGGCAATGGAAAAGCAGAAGACATAAAGGAGAATCCCGGTATTGCCATTATCTACCGCTCAGGAGTACCATTCCTGGAAATGATTGAAAATGCCCATAAAAAGGGTGCCAAAGCAGTCATCATATACAATAAAGACGGTGACGATTCTTATGTAGAGAGCATAGGAGTGGTTGAGCAGGATATTCCTGTCATCTTCGTTTCAAATGCAGACGGTAAGAAACTTCTGTCAAATCTTAACATTTTACCTGATTTTACAGACAGGATGGGCGAAATCAAGAACCCTCTTAGCGGTATGAGTGCGTTTTCAGGCTATGGTCCTCTTAATGACCTTGAAATCAAGCCTGAAATAACCGGTATTGGTGGAACAGTTTATTCTACGGTGAATGACAATTCCTATGCGACTATGGGAGGAACATCAATGGCTTCTCCTTACGTGGCAGGTATAAGTCTTTGCTATATGAATTACCTGAAAGACAAAAACATCCTTTTTACTCCTGAAGATATCACATTTGCAATGATGAATACTGCAAGGATATTAAAGAATAAAGAAGGTCTTCCATTTGCTGTACGCAGGCAGGGTGCAGGAATGATAGACTTTGAAAATATGAAGAAGCAGGAGATAAGGTTAGGCTACGACGGAAAGCCAAAGGCATCTCTAGGTGAGATGGACAAAGAAAAGGAATTTTTAATAAAGGTTAAGAATACCACGTCTCATAAGGCAACCATAAATCTCTCCCACTCAGACATACTTACAATGGATGTTTCAAATGCTAAGGAGAAAGTCCTTGAAGGCGCTAAGATATCCTTTGAGCCACAGAAGCTTACACTTGAGGCAGGAGCAACTGCAGAGGTTAGGGTAAAGCTTAAAGTAGAGTCGGTAGCTGAAAACTATGTCGAGGGCTTTATAATAGCAAATACCGATAAAACTCAGGCTAACATCCCATTTTTAGCCTATTCGGGAGACTTTAAGAACCTTTCGGTATTCGACAGGAACTTTTATGAGCCAAAGTCAAAATACAAGGAACAGGGCTTGTACTCAGAATACCGTGTTGGAGGAAATAAGGTATTACTGGTTCCTGTAGGAGGTAAGAATCCAACTGCTGAAAACATGGGCATAAGCCCCGGAAACGGAGACGGTATGCTCACTGCCCTGCCTAAGCTGTCTTTCCTAAGAAATGCAAAAGATGTGAAGTTTTATATCGAGGATGACAGGCACAAGATGTTCACCTATATATATGCTACAGACTATCTAAGGAAGGAAGTTACAGCTACGCAGAAAGAAAAGTCTAAAATCTCAGAGCTGTGGAGATGGAGTGGAACTTATTATGATAAGAAAAAAGGACTTAAGATACCAGCGCCTGAAGGGCAGTATTACTATGTTGTAGAAGCCTTTCCTGTTGTGGAAGGTGCCAAAAAACAGGTGTTAAGATTCCCTGTCAAAATCGATAAGACTGCGCCTATAGTCAAATCAGGCACCTTTATAACAGATACCGATGTGTGTGAAGTCACGATGACAGGCGAGGATAGAGGGCTGTCACGTACAGATATATCACATTTTGTATTTGTAATAGATAAGGACGGATATAAAGAGGATGACAATACGGTATTTTACTTGGAAAAACAAAATGATGAATACCGCAAAATCCTGCATTTGGATGGCTTAGAAAATGGTATTCATAAGCTATATGTCGGTGCCATAGACTATGCAGGGAATATGGGAACCACAGACGGCACAATCATTTCCGTGAAAGATTCACCTGTTAAGCTTACAGCAGATAAAAAGGAGGCAGAGCTTAAGGAAAAGATTGAGCTTAAGTATGGTATGCCTGCTGCTGTAAGATACAGGATTTATCTAAATGATACAACCAAAGTCTTGGCAGAAACTAAGGAGACTGCCTATGAGTTTAGCGTACCTGAAGCAGGGAAGCAGACCTTGATAGTCGAGGCTGTAGATGAAGCGGGTAAAAGCCTTGGTGTAAATGCAGTCGAGATCCAGGTAAAGGAGCAGGAGGCTAAGCAGGATTTTGAAATAACATCTTCCCATAATATTGAAAACAATAAGGTAACTACTACTTGGGATATAATTAACAATTATGGGCAAAGAAAAAATGTAACTGTGATTACCTGTGTCTATGGCAAGAACAATAAGCTCTTAAATATGACTGCCAATACTGCTTATATCGAAGCACTTTCAAATGACAGGGTAACCAATGTACTTAAGATACCTAAGGACGCTGTTAAGATAAAGAATTATGTGTGGGATGACTTTGAGCAATTAAACACCATAATGAAGGAAGAAGTCATATCGCTACAAAAAGAAGATGAAGGCAGTGGAGGAAACAGCGAAGGTGGTGGTACTGGCGGTGCCGGTGGTAATAACGAGGGTGGTAACACAGGTGGCAGTGGTAATATAGGTGGCAATATCGGTGGAGGCGGTAATAATAGCATCCCTGTAATCCCTGTATTACCTGTAATTACTGAGAACTCTAACACAGATAATAACAAGCCTAACTCCGAGGTAAAAAAGCCTGATGAGACTGCAACTGTGACCGAAGGAGAAACCCCTTTATCTGACATTAATGACAGCACAAAGGGCAAGGGAAAGGCTAATGCCACCAAGAAAAAGTATGAGTTAACCATGATAAAGTCTAAGGCTGTCCTTGCAAAAATTGCAGCAAAGTACAAGAAACTCTTTACTAAGAATGTTTATAAGATAAAACTGCTTACCATAAAAGCAGGAAAGCAAACCAGGCAAAAGATAGAAATAAGGCTGCCTTATAAGGGAGTGGTAAAGGGATGCAAATTCTATGTAGTTGACATCAAGAGCGGAAAACGCTATGCTGCAAGGTATGACAAGAAGAAAAAGGAGCTTGTATTTAAGACAGATAAAGCAGGGAAGTATGCTTTGTTAAGGGTAAAAGTGAAGAAGAAATAG
- a CDS encoding leucine-rich repeat domain-containing protein, whose amino-acid sequence MKKIYWLLLAAFLLILVMTGKEPVYADTAINVSKPSLENRAIQNLKVIVKDDQSRKLRVDFILVDYMERNINLTRIEKKSSSKYPVEFDGYTKIAELPYAVKICVWDIDTDKIIKETSVPIKGGYYKEKVEKVQELKFEVRQFEKYTLPKTAKAVLNNGKSAKVNLDFKGALLDTSVAKEIKLPVRVYSDKYEYSEEMEAVFTIIPMKKIKSIPEITVRLKKGEDYKLPDTVEVVYEDETRDRQAVKWSGTFDKDTVKVYEIKGSVQGTELKAKIVITVEEFNPNAKYSFVDKAVGDAAADKLNKKVTEITYSDLLTIRDLSLTWSYSEINLADIKEMKNLVTLDLSYNQISDITPLSGLKKLKTLNLFSNKISSIDALAGLTDLEDVNLGENLFSDISPLKGLTGLKKLNLVCKNVEDIRALRYTDGLKELMLGSKVRDLTPIVKYNKNLVKPFDIKLLTVEDGSILLNAQVGESFYLPYAVKKDENIIFVNWEKISGEVEEHLEITGHFDGQTIIARFSGENDKDNEIVRFKDKVFEEVIRYSVDKPYGDILFEDVKNLQVLDLAFKEVKDLSGLEYLVGLKKLGLYGIKVTDKELKVINTMLRLEELDLANCGIGYVGEHTFDKLKNLREIVLDENPGIQIDKNAFAQNTSLEDFMAEDCGIYNLDCLRNVTSIKSVFAQNNHLRSLDALANLIKINYLALNENQITDISGLKGKSLITHLMMNNNPVSNISALADMPLLNTFYLKKGRLTSVDALKDLKKLEVVYLDDNQIEDISAFRNSPVLRQLTLVNNRVRVVEPLKELKTLKVLHLRGNPVVDILVLKDIYDGLTNKDFYLP is encoded by the coding sequence ATGAAAAAAATCTATTGGCTTTTACTGGCGGCATTTCTGCTCATACTAGTGATGACAGGGAAAGAGCCTGTGTATGCAGATACTGCCATCAATGTGAGCAAGCCGTCTCTAGAAAACCGGGCGATACAGAACCTTAAAGTAATAGTAAAGGACGACCAAAGTAGAAAACTTAGAGTGGACTTCATACTGGTAGATTATATGGAGCGCAATATCAATCTAACACGTATTGAAAAAAAGAGCAGTTCCAAGTACCCTGTAGAATTTGACGGCTATACCAAGATTGCAGAGCTTCCTTATGCTGTTAAAATCTGCGTTTGGGACATTGATACAGATAAGATAATAAAGGAAACCTCAGTGCCTATAAAGGGTGGCTACTACAAAGAAAAGGTGGAAAAGGTACAGGAGCTCAAGTTTGAGGTAAGGCAGTTTGAGAAATATACCCTGCCTAAGACGGCAAAAGCCGTATTAAACAATGGCAAGAGTGCCAAGGTAAACCTTGATTTTAAGGGGGCTTTGCTAGATACTTCAGTGGCTAAAGAAATTAAACTTCCTGTAAGAGTTTATTCTGATAAATACGAATATTCTGAGGAAATGGAAGCCGTGTTTACCATTATACCGATGAAGAAGATAAAGAGTATCCCTGAGATTACTGTAAGGCTTAAAAAGGGAGAAGATTATAAGCTGCCTGATACTGTAGAGGTTGTCTATGAAGATGAAACAAGAGACAGGCAGGCGGTAAAATGGAGCGGAACCTTTGATAAGGATACGGTGAAAGTCTATGAAATAAAGGGAAGTGTTCAGGGCACAGAGCTTAAGGCTAAGATTGTTATCACTGTTGAAGAGTTTAACCCGAATGCAAAGTATAGCTTTGTAGATAAGGCTGTTGGTGATGCGGCAGCTGATAAGTTAAATAAAAAGGTTACTGAGATTACTTATTCAGATTTGCTTACAATCAGGGATTTAAGCCTTACTTGGAGCTATAGTGAGATAAATCTAGCTGATATAAAGGAGATGAAGAATCTGGTTACACTTGATTTATCCTATAATCAGATTAGTGATATCACTCCGCTGTCAGGCTTAAAGAAGCTTAAAACACTGAACCTCTTTTCCAATAAAATCTCTTCAATTGATGCTCTAGCGGGGCTTACAGACCTAGAGGATGTAAATCTTGGAGAAAATTTATTTTCGGATATTTCTCCTCTTAAAGGACTTACAGGCTTAAAGAAGCTTAATCTCGTATGTAAAAATGTGGAAGATATCAGGGCTTTAAGATATACAGATGGGCTAAAAGAGCTGATGCTTGGCTCTAAGGTGCGTGACCTAACACCTATTGTAAAGTATAACAAAAACCTCGTAAAGCCTTTTGATATCAAGCTTTTGACTGTAGAGGATGGAAGCATACTACTCAATGCGCAGGTTGGTGAAAGCTTCTATCTGCCTTATGCAGTTAAAAAAGACGAAAACATAATCTTTGTAAACTGGGAAAAGATAAGCGGCGAAGTTGAAGAACATCTTGAAATAACAGGTCATTTTGACGGACAGACCATAATAGCAAGGTTTTCCGGGGAAAATGACAAGGACAATGAAATAGTAAGGTTTAAGGATAAGGTTTTTGAAGAAGTTATAAGATACAGTGTGGACAAGCCATACGGGGATATATTGTTTGAGGATGTAAAAAACCTACAGGTACTTGATCTTGCTTTTAAGGAAGTTAAGGATTTAAGCGGTCTTGAGTATCTGGTAGGGCTTAAAAAGCTTGGACTTTATGGAATCAAGGTTACAGACAAAGAGCTTAAAGTAATCAATACCATGCTAAGGCTCGAAGAACTTGATTTGGCAAACTGCGGAATAGGCTATGTAGGTGAGCATACCTTTGATAAATTAAAGAACCTAAGAGAGATAGTTTTAGACGAAAATCCCGGTATACAGATTGATAAAAATGCCTTTGCACAGAATACCTCTCTTGAAGACTTTATGGCAGAAGATTGTGGTATCTACAATCTGGACTGTTTAAGAAATGTAACCAGCATCAAAAGCGTGTTTGCACAGAATAACCATCTTCGTTCCCTTGATGCCCTCGCAAACCTCATCAAGATAAACTATCTTGCCCTAAATGAAAACCAGATTACAGATATTTCAGGGCTAAAGGGGAAGAGTCTGATTACTCATCTTATGATGAATAACAACCCGGTTTCAAATATATCAGCACTTGCAGATATGCCTCTTCTTAACACTTTTTATCTGAAAAAAGGAAGGCTTACAAGCGTAGATGCACTGAAAGACTTGAAGAAACTGGAGGTTGTATATCTGGATGATAATCAGATAGAGGATATATCGGCATTTAGAAATAGCCCTGTGCTTAGGCAGCTTACACTTGTAAATAACAGAGTGCGTGTAGTAGAGCCTCTTAAGGAGCTTAAGACACTGAAGGTACTTCATTTAAGGGGAAATCCGGTAGTAGATATCCTAGTGCTTAAGGATATATATGACGGACTTACAAACAAAGATTTCTATTTGCCATAA
- a CDS encoding Ig-like domain-containing protein: protein MKKIRGLVLILIVFSVFLSTFSTASGAKLTKKTVRRMSQTEGKVELTLFQPQDETSSYFKVIAVDKAGKRYSFKSGEDYMGMPLRYTNLPYGSYTLEAENKDMFVYEPEIEVNSALLKKDLYAYERASLKIVSHGYDKGEPEYSIYVSETDSSWSYKRLYFKPELIPRISRVKVRLTDYDKENYVAKEVEKTVNVKSKQAVVGFDFAKKQNIVKVSSFDKQKVSVKLSKAEVIKRLPAKGKLTLEDGSEREVNITWNTADFAENKEGAVKFKGSYPAQSDLKNVMEFEIEVDRLGENSSETLIESVDKVGQIDVKFGTTKEELASLLPKTILVKLSNKKEKIEVPVKWELSAYEAEKPGIYTLKGSYTIEGVDDYPEVKVDVRVKEKEIPLTEDDFVFIKKDGRVVLKDTKPSGKDKVKKSKKLAVPTTYKGEPVVEIGSAACQWLDFEELEIPDTVEVIDFKAFGYHRLTSLVIPDSVRQIGKFAFSARPDKKEPRIKEVKMSKNIEKIDEGAFGWAGFSEIKVPATLKELHKEAFYKTNGHQDTKKVHVYIDGFVNPNNLKDGITHIINPAKVSFEYRYKGQIVGTTKPSYQYKDKYYHINEEARVLPEGIPSGYELNATEVSVVPTTKEYVKVVDLVKQGERLVAREVIHQFKDIQVAYGTDKEALKQKLPAKVTIIDSYKNEHIVPVRWYLGSYDGKKPSVYELRASFSLPEGVAQNPKSPVTLEYWIKVTVKEKELERSISIEFSFTGHVGVPELYAVDDAGKEYVLKPTGSEDWFSVKVPKGKFRVQVGNINEDWVAVPAFLDVNTIKQNATGIMSVEKGVRLKVKAVDEKGNTVPDVSFKTMVPILDALTYTTTEYEYGELIPSSLEAADKIKVMIKDVPDGYKVIGDKVQIIPFPKASDEIVFKLGKVGDLVEVTNEGRFVRIRIRQSGNGGNFVIRDAEGQLVYVGVLEGKERNISLHLEDEEAGEYFVYVNVDGVVKKKSVKLQ from the coding sequence ATGAAAAAGATTAGGGGCTTGGTACTAATTCTTATCGTCTTTAGTGTATTTCTCTCGACTTTCTCGACTGCTAGTGGAGCGAAGCTTACAAAGAAGACCGTAAGAAGGATGTCACAAACTGAGGGGAAGGTGGAGCTTACTTTATTTCAGCCGCAGGATGAGACTAGCAGCTATTTCAAAGTAATAGCAGTTGATAAGGCGGGCAAACGCTATTCTTTTAAGTCAGGTGAGGATTATATGGGTATGCCTCTAAGGTATACGAATCTTCCTTACGGTTCATATACCTTAGAGGCCGAGAATAAGGACATGTTCGTCTATGAGCCTGAGATTGAAGTTAATTCGGCTTTACTTAAAAAGGATCTCTATGCTTATGAAAGAGCATCGCTTAAGATTGTCTCTCACGGCTATGACAAGGGAGAACCGGAATATTCTATCTATGTATCTGAAACGGATTCTTCCTGGTCATATAAGAGGCTGTATTTTAAGCCTGAACTAATTCCAAGAATAAGCAGAGTGAAGGTAAGGCTTACTGACTATGATAAGGAAAACTATGTAGCAAAAGAGGTCGAAAAGACTGTAAATGTCAAGTCTAAGCAGGCAGTGGTTGGCTTTGATTTTGCAAAGAAACAAAATATAGTCAAGGTCTCTTCCTTTGATAAACAAAAGGTATCTGTGAAACTAAGCAAGGCAGAGGTAATCAAGAGACTTCCTGCAAAGGGAAAGCTAACACTGGAAGACGGAAGTGAAAGAGAAGTAAATATAACCTGGAATACAGCTGACTTTGCTGAGAATAAAGAGGGAGCTGTAAAGTTTAAGGGAAGCTATCCTGCTCAAAGTGACCTAAAAAATGTGATGGAATTTGAGATAGAGGTAGACCGCCTTGGAGAAAACAGCAGTGAGACCCTTATTGAATCAGTAGACAAAGTAGGGCAGATAGATGTAAAGTTTGGGACTACGAAGGAGGAGCTTGCTAGCCTTCTTCCTAAGACTATCCTAGTTAAGCTTAGTAATAAAAAAGAAAAGATAGAAGTGCCTGTTAAGTGGGAGCTATCTGCTTATGAAGCTGAAAAACCAGGCATCTATACCCTAAAAGGAAGCTATACCATCGAAGGCGTAGATGATTATCCGGAAGTAAAGGTAGATGTACGTGTAAAGGAAAAGGAAATTCCGCTTACTGAGGATGACTTTGTATTTATAAAGAAAGACGGAAGAGTCGTACTCAAAGACACAAAACCAAGTGGCAAAGATAAGGTTAAAAAATCAAAGAAGTTAGCCGTACCTACTACCTATAAAGGAGAACCTGTAGTAGAGATAGGCTCCGCAGCCTGCCAGTGGCTTGATTTTGAAGAGCTTGAAATACCAGATACAGTTGAAGTCATTGACTTCAAAGCCTTTGGCTATCACAGGCTTACTTCTTTGGTAATACCTGACTCTGTCCGTCAAATCGGTAAGTTTGCATTTTCTGCGAGACCTGATAAGAAGGAGCCAAGGATTAAAGAAGTAAAAATGTCTAAGAATATCGAGAAGATTGACGAAGGTGCCTTTGGATGGGCAGGATTTAGTGAAATCAAAGTCCCTGCTACCCTAAAGGAACTTCATAAGGAGGCATTTTACAAGACAAACGGACACCAGGATACAAAAAAAGTCCACGTCTATATCGATGGCTTCGTAAACCCTAACAACCTAAAAGACGGCATAACTCATATAATTAACCCTGCAAAGGTTAGCTTTGAGTACAGATATAAGGGGCAGATAGTTGGCACCACTAAGCCATCCTATCAGTATAAGGATAAGTATTATCATATAAATGAAGAGGCGAGAGTTTTACCGGAGGGTATTCCTTCAGGATATGAGCTTAATGCAACAGAGGTAAGCGTTGTACCGACTACCAAGGAATATGTGAAGGTTGTAGACCTGGTTAAACAGGGCGAGAGACTTGTAGCGAGGGAAGTCATACATCAGTTTAAGGATATTCAGGTTGCATATGGAACAGATAAAGAAGCTCTTAAACAGAAGCTTCCAGCAAAGGTTACAATAATTGACTCTTATAAAAATGAGCATATTGTGCCTGTAAGGTGGTACCTTGGCTCTTATGACGGCAAAAAGCCATCAGTTTATGAGCTAAGAGCGTCTTTTTCATTACCTGAGGGAGTTGCACAGAACCCTAAGTCGCCTGTTACCCTTGAGTACTGGATTAAGGTAACTGTAAAGGAAAAGGAACTGGAGAGGTCGATAAGCATAGAGTTTTCTTTCACAGGACATGTAGGCGTTCCTGAGCTGTATGCAGTTGATGACGCAGGAAAAGAGTATGTGCTAAAGCCTACAGGCAGCGAAGACTGGTTTAGTGTAAAGGTTCCAAAGGGGAAGTTTAGAGTACAGGTGGGGAATATAAATGAAGACTGGGTAGCGGTTCCTGCTTTCCTTGATGTAAATACCATAAAGCAAAATGCGACAGGAATTATGTCCGTAGAAAAGGGTGTGAGACTAAAGGTAAAAGCTGTGGATGAAAAGGGAAATACTGTGCCTGATGTTTCATTTAAGACAATGGTTCCTATCCTTGATGCACTGACCTATACCACGACTGAATATGAGTATGGAGAGCTCATACCATCATCACTTGAGGCAGCTGACAAGATTAAGGTTATGATTAAGGATGTGCCTGATGGATATAAGGTGATAGGTGACAAGGTGCAGATCATTCCATTCCCTAAGGCGTCTGACGAGATAGTATTTAAGCTCGGTAAGGTTGGCGACTTAGTTGAAGTGACAAATGAAGGGCGCTTTGTGCGTATTAGAATCCGCCAAAGTGGTAATGGAGGAAACTTCGTCATCAGAGATGCGGAAGGACAGCTGGTATATGTGGGCGTTCTTGAAGGAAAGGAGAGAAATATTTCTCTTCACCTAGAGGATGAAGAAGCAGGAGAATATTTCGTCTATGTAAATGTGGACGGAGTCGTGAAAAAGAAGTCAGTTAAGCTGCAGTAG